The Daucus carota subsp. sativus chromosome 7, DH1 v3.0, whole genome shotgun sequence genome window below encodes:
- the LOC108200386 gene encoding F-box protein At4g22390-like: MSIAPVAPVSNNGVSTTTFHDLPEETTAEIFSRLSVKDLIKSSSVNKAWYSLINSPSFISSQIRKAVTFCDDNAVLIIPPFISHQNYCSLISADTSRVIEKFDIPFVTKSGSLKLIAQVDGMLLLTDLHIDYAARELYLWNPFVRRHRVLVSSCFKRLLDDREKSYYVVGMGYDKGTDDYKVIRIVYVQDGKGKQFGEVAPKVEVYSLRKNTWKKMGDSRVPRLVNEMGAYVDGRYYWVEMKQPGTEEFNSLKGNELKIMSYDFDTQLFGEFNVPNRVPRLFGVIAPFKLMSFEGSLALCTLDPDCYNLVPPKYPFPIWLRRQRKGVGSWVLLATAVLKQYGHPLNITKTGTLIVESFQSQRPDETHIVSINFKSRISKYHGYGKHGGPDVSREVLAPSTVDTSFPQSLIMYEGGKSLLKYAK, from the coding sequence ATGTCAATTGCTCCAGTAGCCCCAGTAAGCAACAATGGAGTCTCAACGACGACGTTTCATGATCTCCCTGAAGAAACCACGGCTGAAATCTTCTCAAGACTCTCTGTAAAAGACCTAATCAAATCAAGCTCAGTGAACAAAGCATGGTACTCTCTTATCAACAGCCCATCTTTTATTTCCTCTCAAATTCGTAAAGCTGTTACCTTTTGTGATGATAATGCTGTGCTTATAATCCCCCCTTTTATCTCTCACCAAAATTATTGCTCTTTAATTTCTGCTGATACTTCTCGAGTTATCGAAAAATTCGACATTCCCTTTGTTACCAAGAGTGGCAGTTTGAAGCTGATTGCGCAAGTAGATGGGATGCTTTTGTTAACTGATTTGCATATAGATTATGCTGCTAGGGAGTTGTATTTGTGGAACCCTTTTGTTAGGAGACATAGGGTTCTTGTTTCGAGTTGTTTTAAGAGGCTTTTGGATGATAGGGAGAAGAGTTATTATGTTGTCGGGATGGGGTATGATAAGGGTACGGATGATTATAAGGTTATTAGGATTGTTTACGTTCAGGATGGAAAGGGGAAGCAGTTTGGAGAGGTGGCTCCGAAGGTTGAGGTTTATAGTTTGAGGAAGAACACGTGGAAGAAGATGGGGGATTCTCGGGTTCCGAGGCTTGTTAATGAAATGGGGGCTTATGTTGATGGTAGGTACTACTGGGTAGAGATGAAACAACCTGGAACTGAGGAGTTTAATAGTTTGAAGGGGAATGAGTTGAAGATAATGTCATATGATTTTGATACGCAGTTGTTTGGGGAATTTAATGTGCCAAATCGTGTTCCCCGTCTATTTGGAGTTATTGCCCCGTTTAAGCTCATGAGTTTTGAAGGTTCACTCGCTCTTTGTACTTTGGACCCAGATTGCTACAATCTAGTGCCTCCCAAGTATCCTTTTCCTATATGGTTGAGGAGGCAACGAAAAGGTGTAGGCTCTTGGGTTCTACTTGCTACAGCTGTGCTCAAACAATATGGGCATCCTTTGAATATTACAAAGACTGGAACTCTTATAGTAGAGTCATTCCAATCGCAGCGTCCTGATGAAACGCACATAGTCTCTATTAATTTTAAGAGCAGGATTTCTAAATATCATGGATATGGTAAGCACGGGGGTCCAGATGTTTCCCGTGAAGTCCTTGCTCCATCTACTGTAGACACCTCGTTTCCACAGAGTCTAATCATGTACGAGGGAGGCAAATCACTGTTGAAATATGCAAAGTGA
- the LOC135147690 gene encoding non-specific lipid-transfer protein Cw18-like, with product MAKIVYLTMVFATFLAAFLMVEQGEAFTCGTTLQERTKQLCDPFHRGEQQDPSAECCNSLKAFRDTAKTREERIVLCRCVQDRSNRNRAGVPAPDARIPKIDALPAKCGLPFIYSADRKFDCNTVN from the exons ATGGCGAAGATTGTGTACTTGACGATGGTTTTTGCCACATTTTTGGCGGCTTTTCTGATGGTGGAGCAAGGGGAGGCTTTTACCTGCGGAACAACATTACAAGAACGTACAAAGCAACTTTGTGATCCATTTCACAGGGGCGAACAGCAGGATCCATCTGCTGAGTGTTGCAACTCTTTAAAAGCATTCCGTGATACGGCCAAGACTAGAGAAGAGAGGATTGTGTTGTGTCGTTGCGTGCAGGATCGTTCTAATAGAAACAGAGCTGGTGTTCCTGCTCCAGATGCTCGTATTCCTAAAATAGACGCTCTTCCTGCAAAATGCGGACTTCCATTTATATATTCTGCTGATCGTAAATTCGACTGTAATAC CGTAAACTAA
- the LOC108201682 gene encoding chromatin remodeling protein SHL-like: MRRTRKDVQGVRDPKGKKRISSSHDSINSLAPSKLRKHNSPHYNDGDCVLMMAPNPDDPPYVAQIVESKAKKVTVRWYYRPQDTGLWKKDSHGDLWKKDCHGKKELFLSNHFDTQSLDCILGKCTVHTFHEYMELEGRRSDSDYYSRFEYDVYKKKLIDVKDADWLCICGNPYNPDLYVYCQICKSRFHPSCTNTDAKSSCIIFCDNCKNSPSQEQAADKRFERYLKFPRMHKDIKKEKAIR; the protein is encoded by the exons ATGAGGCGCACAAGAAAAGATGTACAAGGTGTGAGGGATCCCAAGGGTAAGAAAAGAATCTCGTCATCACATGACTCCATCAACTCCCTTGCACCATCGAAGCTACGCAAACATAATAGTCCTCATTATAATG ATGGAGATTGTGTGCTTATGATGGCCCCTAATCCGGATGATCCACCATATGTTGCTCAGATTGTAGAATCCAAGGCTAAAAAGGTGACAGTAAGATGGTACTACAGACCCCAAGACACTGGCCTTTGGAAGAAAGACAGTCACGGTGACCTTTGGAAGAAAGACTGTCACGGGAAAAAAGAATTGTTTCTATCTAACCACTTTGATACTCAAAGTCTAGATTGTATCCTGGGAAAGTGTACCGTGCACACTTTCCATGAATATATGGAGCTTGAAGGTCGGCGTTCTGATTCTGATTACTACAGTCGATTTGAGTATGATGTTTATAAGAAAAAATTGATTGatgtcaaagatgctgattg GCTGTGCATTTGCGGGAATCCTTACAATCCAGATCTGTATGTCTATTGTCAGATATGCAAATCAAG GTTCCATCCATCTTGTACCAACACTGATGCAAAGAGTTCATGCATTATTTTTTGTGATAACTGCAAGAACTCTCCTAGCCAG GAGCAAGCTGCGGACAAGCGCTTTGAAAGGTATCTCAAGTTTCCGAGGATGCACAAAGATATCAAAAAGGAGAAGGCCATTAGATAA
- the LOC135147980 gene encoding F-box/kelch-repeat protein At3g17530-like has translation MSIAAVAPVSNNGVSTTTFHDLPEETTAEIFSRLSVKDLIKSSSVNKAWYSLINNPSFISSQIRKAVNFCDDNAVLIIPPFISHQNYCSLISADTSRVIEKFDIPFVTKSGSLKLIAQVDGMLLLTDLHIDYAARELYLWNPFVRRHRVLVSSCFKRLLDDREKSYYVVGMGYDKGTDDYKVIRIVYVQDGKGKQFGEVAPKVEVYSLRKNTWKKMGDSRVPRLVNEMGAYVDGRYYWLFGEFNVPNRVPRLFGVIAPFKLMSFEGSLALCTLDPDCYNLVPPKYPFPIWLRRQRKGVGSWVLLATAVLKQYGHPLNITKTGTLIVESFQSQRPDETHIVSINFKSRISKYHGYGKHGGPDVSREVLAPSTVDTSFPQSLIMYEGGKSLLKYAK, from the exons ATGTCAATTGCTGCAGTAGCCCCAGTAAGCAACAATGGAGTCTCAACGACGACGTTTCATGATCTCCCTGAAGAAACCACCGCTGAAATCTTCTCAAGACTCTCTGTAAAAGACCTAATCAAATCAAGCTCAGTGAACAAAGCATGGTACTCTCTTATCAACAACCCATCTTTTATTTCCTCTCAAATTCGGAAAGCTGTTAACTTTTGTGATGATAATGCTGTGCTTATAATCCCCCCTTTTATCTCTCACCAAAATTACTGCTCTTTAATCTCTGCTGATACTTCTCGAGTTATCGAAAAATTCGACATTCCCTTTGTTACCAAGAGTGGCAGTTTGAAGCTAATTGCGCAAGTAGATGGAATGCTTTTGTTAACTGATTTGCATATAGATTATGCTGCTAGGGAGTTGTATTTGTGGAACCCTTTTGTTAGGAGACATAGGGTTCTTGTTTCGAGTTGTTTTAAGAGGCTTTTGGATGATAGGGAGAAGAGTTATTATGTTGTCGGGATGGGGTATGATAAGGGTACGGATGATTATAAGGTTATTAGGATTGTTTACGTTCAGGATGGAAAGGGGAAGCAGTTTGGAGAGGTGGCTCCGAAGGTTGAGGTTTATAGTTTGAGGAAGAACACGTGGAAGAAGATGGGGGATTCTCGGGTTCCGAGGCTTGTTAATGAAATGGGGGCTTATGTTGATGGTAGGTACTACTGG TTGTTTGGGGAATTTAATGTGCCAAATCGTGTTCCCCGTCTATTTGGAGTTATTGCCCCGTTTAAGCTCATGAGTTTTGAAGGTTCACTCGCTCTTTGTACTTTGGACCCAGATTGCTACAATCTAGTGCCTCCCAAGTATCCTTTTCCTATATGGTTGAGGAGGCAACGAAAAGGTGTAGGCTCTTGGGTTCTACTTGCTACAGCTGTGCTCAAACAATATGGGCATCCTTTGAATATTACAAAGACTGGAACTCTTATAGTAGAGTCATTCCAATCGCAGCGTCCTGATGAAACGCACATAGTCTCTATTAATTTTAAGAGCAGGATTTCTAAATATCATGGATATGGTAAGCACGGGGGTCCAGATGTTTCCCGTGAAGTCCTTGCTCCATCTACTGTAGACACCTCGTTTCCACAGAGTCTAATCATGTACGAGGGAGGCAAATCACTGTTGAAATATGCAAAGTGA
- the LOC135147632 gene encoding non-specific lipid-transfer protein Cw18-like, protein MAKIVYLTMVFATFLAAFLMVEQGEAFTCGTTLQERTKQLCDPFHRGEQQEPSAECCNSLKAFRDTAKTREERIELCRCVQDRSNRNRAGVPAPDARIPKIDALPAKCGLPFIYSADRKFDCNTVN, encoded by the exons ATGGCGAAGATTGTGTACTTGACGATGGTTTTTGCCACATTTTTGGCGGCTTTTCTGATGGTGGAGCAAGGGGAGGCTTTTACCTGCGGGACAACATTACAAGAACGTACAAAGCAACTTTGTGATCCATTTCACAGGGGTGAACAGCAGGAGCCATCTGCTGAGTGTTGCAACTCATTAAAAGCATTCCGTGATACGGCCAAGACTAGAGAAGAGAGGATTGAGTTGTGTCGTTGCGTGCAGGATCGTTCTAATAGAAACAGAGCTGGTGTTCCTGCTCCAGATGCTCGTATTCCTAAAATAGACGCTCTTCCTGCAAAATGCGGACTTCCATTTATATACTCTGCAGATCGTAAATTCGACTGTAACAC CGTAAACTAA